The following nucleotide sequence is from Aliidongia dinghuensis.
CGGCGCGGCGCATCCTCGGCGACCTGTCGAACGTGTTCCTGATCGACCCGCTCGAGTACCACCAGTTCGTCTATCTGATGCAGCGGGCCTCGCTCATCGTGACCGACTCCGGCGGCATCCAGGAGGAAGCCCCGGCACTCGGCCGCCCCGTGCTCGTGACGCGGGACGTGACGGAACGGCCCGAAGCGGTCGCCGCCGGCACCGCGCGCCTCATCGGTAGCGATGCCGACCGCCTGGTCGACGCCGTGTCGGAACTGCTCGACGATCCGTGCGCCTACGACGCCATGGCGCGCGCGCACAATCCGTTCGGCGATGGGCATGCCGCCCCGCGCATCGCCGATGCTGTCGTGACGGCGCATCTCTGAGGCGGCTTGCACGATGAGCCTCTTGCGGGGAACGTTCCAATGACCCTGGGCACCATTCCGTCAGCGCGCATTCGGCGCTTCCTGCTCATCGCAAGCATTGCGCCTTTGCTCGCCGCCGCGGCCGGGCCATCCGCCGCCCGACCGCCAGCCGAGGCCGCCTCGGCGGCCGACTTCTTCCTGCCGCGCGTGGCAGGGCCGGAGATCGTGCGGCGGGTGGCGCTCGCCGATCTCGGTTTCACCTCGGCCATCGACCTCACAGGCAGCAGTGCCGAGCGGCAGTTCTTCTTGCCGGTGCCGCGCGGCGCCCATATCGAGGCGGCGGTCCTCGACCTGGTCGGCCAATATCTGCAGCCGACACCGGGCCGGACGACGTTCGTCGTCGATATCGACGGCAACCCGGTCGTCGCCCGCCCGCTCGACGCCGGAAGCGGTGTCATCAGCGAGCATATCCCGATTTCCCTTGGGACCCATTCGGACGGCTTCGTGCAGGTCGACATGCGCTTCGCCTCGGTCGTGACGACGGACCGCTGCACCGACGAGCGCGCGATCGGCAACGGCGCCAGCATCGCGCCCGAAACCGCGCTGACATATCATCTGGCCCTGTCCGAGATCCGCGACGTGCGGACCGCCTGGAGCGTCCTGCCGAATCGCCCCGTCGTGCTGCTGCCCCCGGGCGAGATGGGGCCGGTGCAGTATGACGCCGCAATCCGGATCGCGCTGGCGCTCCGTGCCGCCGGCCGGGACGCCGTCTTCGCCAATCTGCCGGCCATCGGCGACAGCGTCTCCGTCGCCGGACTTTCGGTACCGCCGGCGCTCGCAGCACTTCCGGTCTTCCGCAAGTTCGCCAACGCCATCGGCACCGTGCGGCTCGACGCCCCGGCGACGCGCGGCGCCTACATGATCCTGCGCGTCCTCGCCAACCAGCAGCTTGCCGATCTGGTGGTCGGCGACGGCTGGTTCGGAGCACTCGTCGCGACCGACCTCGACGAGCTCAAGGCCAGCCTGCAGCCAGAGAACCCGGCGGCCGCCAGGGCGCTCGACGCGTGGCTCAAGGCCGTCAACGCCGATCCGACGGTGCGCGAGCCGGGCGAGAACCTGAGCCTGCACCAGGTGCTGGGCCAGCCGGTCATCGCCCTCGACGCCGACACGGCGCCGGTCGCCGCCGCGCTCCTCGGCAGCCCCTGGACCCGGCTCGCCCGGTCAAGCAGCCTCGACATCCGGAGTGTCG
It contains:
- a CDS encoding cellulose biosynthesis cyclic di-GMP-binding regulatory protein BcsB, encoding MTLGTIPSARIRRFLLIASIAPLLAAAAGPSAARPPAEAASAADFFLPRVAGPEIVRRVALADLGFTSAIDLTGSSAERQFFLPVPRGAHIEAAVLDLVGQYLQPTPGRTTFVVDIDGNPVVARPLDAGSGVISEHIPISLGTHSDGFVQVDMRFASVVTTDRCTDERAIGNGASIAPETALTYHLALSEIRDVRTAWSVLPNRPVVLLPPGEMGPVQYDAAIRIALALRAAGRDAVFANLPAIGDSVSVAGLSVPPALAALPVFRKFANAIGTVRLDAPATRGAYMILRVLANQQLADLVVGDGWFGALVATDLDELKASLQPENPAAARALDAWLKAVNADPTVREPGENLSLHQVLGQPVIALDADTAPVAAALLGSPWTRLARSSSLDIRSVGGSDTGANWIPLTQLGSALARQDIVDRGDWQVSFTTAQLPTDRWPSAVELEMTVAPDPADTAPVASVSLNDTLLRAEKVASGGVTRMIAQIPPYVLRANNTLKVSIQRAGAAGDCRLAPRGFPAQMLPTSRLVLSERQIKNQFFALEPRFARRGIVAVPQRYLTHPLASLPLVEKFLVALGFTPQSIRLAVLDENTLFQPDDAFVAFDHELMGVVKRATLDSHGLAVATSDGKPVVSAAGTADMVLAQIVDYANQPGVAVDTPPSGALPEIQLPSLSNGDLALVDRQGLIAELGGTDQYQAALRQAIYAPSAVFFRYQPWILSGLGLLSALIVMRLIRAVVVHRKRRKSGG